The Candidatus Cloacimonadota bacterium genome has a segment encoding these proteins:
- a CDS encoding tetratricopeptide repeat protein, whose translation MKKLILLLLLIPVFVCAQESVSELELQLQTTIGTGKVDLLNKLSFKVLQDYPQKSLDYAEQALTFALRDNYKFGEGAAQENIGNYYEFKHDQYKAINHFKKARDAYLLAKNTSELARILNYLGIAYETANDQTQALGYYKQSYDTYKDLGDVSGMALLLTNIGSVYDTYGKYDKALEYYLRSLYRYENIGDKEGVASSLNNIGNVYQAMQNLDKALEYLKKAKEMYRSLGDSGGVAIAVHNIGIIYHDLGDFEKALQYYTESMQTDLENDNKQGISASYNNIAIIYDEMNDLSKSLDYYKRSLALSEEIDDKYSIANTNNNMGFLFLKKNEYQKAYTHFIIGLSIARDIAAKELIKESYDGLSQYYRLNGDFEKCLEYRELHQTIKDSIFSADARKRISDLENQYNLENKEREISLLQKENEIKILELKRQKNLRYLFIAILIFLVFIILLVYYAYNTKRKMTSGLLNEIEERYKVEDQLKSSLKEKDVMLKEIHHRVKNNMQIISSLLSLQTRYISDEKALDVFNDSQERIRSMALVHEKLYRSNDFSSIDFSEYIHDLVNNILRREYTNVETAIDVKDVEMDINKAIPCGLIINELIMNAIKHAFPDDSEGTIEIVMHPQGDDSYVLTIADDGIGLPEDIDFKNTTTLGLQLVSGLVRQLQGNIDVDKTKGTKFTIIFPK comes from the coding sequence TTTGCGCTTCGTGATAATTACAAATTCGGCGAAGGAGCAGCACAAGAGAATATCGGTAATTACTATGAATTCAAACACGACCAATATAAAGCGATCAACCATTTTAAAAAAGCTCGAGATGCCTATCTTCTAGCCAAAAATACTTCTGAACTTGCACGAATTCTAAATTATCTTGGGATTGCGTATGAAACTGCAAATGATCAAACTCAAGCACTCGGATATTATAAACAGTCCTATGATACATACAAAGATCTCGGTGATGTCTCCGGAATGGCGCTTCTTCTTACAAACATTGGAAGCGTATATGATACATATGGGAAATATGATAAAGCCCTCGAATATTATTTACGCAGCTTATACAGATACGAAAATATTGGAGATAAAGAGGGTGTCGCTTCATCTTTGAATAATATCGGGAATGTCTACCAGGCAATGCAGAATCTCGATAAAGCCCTTGAATATCTCAAAAAAGCAAAAGAAATGTATAGAAGTCTCGGCGATTCGGGTGGGGTTGCTATTGCAGTACATAATATCGGCATTATCTATCACGATCTTGGTGATTTTGAAAAAGCACTTCAGTATTATACAGAATCTATGCAAACCGATCTCGAAAATGATAATAAACAAGGTATTTCAGCATCATACAATAATATTGCGATTATTTATGATGAGATGAATGACCTCTCTAAATCCCTCGATTATTATAAACGGTCACTTGCACTTTCTGAAGAAATAGATGATAAATATTCGATTGCAAATACAAATAACAATATGGGTTTCCTCTTTCTTAAAAAGAATGAGTATCAAAAGGCATATACACATTTCATTATTGGTCTGAGTATTGCACGTGATATTGCTGCGAAAGAATTGATCAAAGAGAGTTATGATGGGCTCTCCCAGTATTATCGGTTAAACGGAGATTTTGAAAAATGTCTTGAATACAGAGAGCTTCATCAGACGATTAAAGATAGTATCTTCTCGGCAGATGCACGAAAGAGAATCTCTGATCTTGAGAATCAATATAATCTGGAAAACAAAGAACGTGAGATCAGTCTTCTTCAAAAAGAAAATGAAATAAAGATATTGGAACTCAAACGACAAAAAAACCTAAGATATCTTTTCATCGCTATTCTGATCTTTCTGGTTTTTATTATTCTTCTTGTCTATTATGCATATAATACAAAACGTAAAATGACCAGTGGACTGCTTAACGAGATCGAGGAACGATATAAGGTTGAAGACCAACTAAAAAGTTCACTTAAAGAAAAAGATGTCATGCTGAAAGAAATCCATCATCGGGTGAAAAACAATATGCAGATCATATCCAGTCTGCTGAGTTTACAAACACGTTATATATCTGATGAAAAAGCACTTGATGTCTTTAATGACAGCCAGGAAAGAATCAGGTCAATGGCTCTGGTACATGAGAAACTCTATCGTTCTAATGACTTTTCAAGCATCGACTTTTCCGAGTATATCCATGACCTTGTGAACAATATTCTCCGGCGTGAATATACGAACGTAGAAACAGCTATTGACGTTAAAGATGTTGAGATGGACATTAATAAAGCAATCCCCTGCGGTCTTATTATCAATGAGTTGATCATGAATGCGATCAAACATGCATTCCCGGATGACAGCGAGGGTACCATCGAGATCGTTATGCATCCTCAGGGTGATGATTCGTATGTTCTTACGATTGCTGATGATGGAATCGGCTTACCCGAAGATATTGATTTTAAAAATACCACAACACTCGGCTTACAGCTTGTTTCGGGTTTGGTGCGTCAATTGCAAGGAAATATTGACGTTGATAAAACTAAGGGCACAAAGTTTACCATAATTTTTCCAAAATAA